The proteins below come from a single Oerskovia jenensis genomic window:
- a CDS encoding DUF3263 domain-containing protein: MSEAFAATEALDAPTGTDEGPATESALSARDQEILAFERQWWKYAGAKEQAVRELFDMTATRYYQALNTLIDSPAALAHDPMLVKRLRRMRSTRQRARSARRLGDI; this comes from the coding sequence ATGAGCGAAGCGTTCGCCGCGACCGAGGCTCTCGACGCGCCCACCGGGACGGACGAGGGGCCCGCCACGGAATCGGCTCTCTCGGCCCGCGACCAGGAGATCCTGGCCTTCGAGCGTCAGTGGTGGAAGTACGCCGGGGCCAAGGAGCAGGCGGTCCGCGAGCTCTTCGACATGACCGCCACCCGCTACTACCAGGCGCTCAACACCTTGATCGACTCGCCGGCCGCTCTGGCGCACGACCCCATGCTCGTCAAGCGACTGCGTCGCATGCGGTCCACCCGGCAGCGCGCCCGCTCCGCACGTCGCCTCGGCGACATTTAG
- a CDS encoding LytR C-terminal domain-containing protein, whose amino-acid sequence MSKSDYPYAPDEFDVPAPEGAPVGVYRAPRSGWSKTWPFLLVAVIFAGLAIGGVAAISGGFSQKPSAEAEQPAAQPPADDAGAEEPPADDGAAEEPPADGEAAEEPPVTEETPAPPATDLTALLAAADKGAYVRVLNDDGPEGESRVGKEALQAKGFTKVEFAPYPGDSGLTANTVWYTANRKETATAVAAALGIPATQMTQTQVREGDVVVVVKTALTPAP is encoded by the coding sequence GTGAGCAAGAGCGATTACCCCTACGCGCCTGACGAGTTCGACGTCCCCGCGCCCGAGGGCGCGCCCGTGGGGGTCTATCGCGCTCCACGCAGCGGCTGGAGCAAGACCTGGCCCTTCCTCCTCGTCGCGGTGATCTTCGCGGGTCTCGCGATCGGTGGGGTGGCCGCGATCTCCGGTGGTTTCAGCCAGAAGCCTTCGGCCGAGGCCGAGCAGCCCGCCGCGCAGCCGCCGGCCGACGACGCGGGTGCCGAGGAGCCTCCGGCGGACGACGGGGCGGCCGAGGAGCCTCCGGCGGACGGCGAGGCGGCCGAGGAGCCTCCGGTCACCGAGGAGACTCCTGCGCCCCCCGCGACGGACCTCACGGCTCTGCTCGCCGCGGCCGACAAGGGTGCCTACGTCCGGGTCCTGAACGACGACGGCCCCGAGGGCGAGTCCCGCGTGGGCAAGGAAGCGCTCCAGGCGAAGGGCTTCACCAAGGTCGAGTTCGCGCCCTACCCCGGCGACTCGGGGCTCACGGCGAACACGGTCTGGTACACCGCGAACCGCAAGGAGACGGCGACGGCCGTCGCGGCGGCTCTCGGCATCCCCGCCACGCAGATGACGCAGACGCAGGTGCGCGAGGGCGACGTCGTCGTGGTCGTCAAGACGGCGCTCACGCCCGCTCCCTGA
- a CDS encoding cold-shock protein — MAHGTVKWFNAEKGFGFITPDSSGPDLFVHYSSIQSDGYRSLDEGQQVEYEQGQGQKGPQAEQVRAL; from the coding sequence ATGGCACACGGCACCGTCAAGTGGTTCAACGCCGAGAAGGGCTTCGGGTTCATCACCCCGGACTCGAGCGGGCCGGACCTCTTCGTCCACTACAGCTCGATCCAGAGCGACGGCTACCGCTCGCTCGACGAGGGTCAGCAGGTCGAGTACGAGCAGGGGCAGGGTCAGAAGGGCCCCCAGGCCGAGCAGGTGCGCGCGCTCTGA
- a CDS encoding phytoene desaturase family protein, which yields MTPARHLTEVDVVVVGSGPNGLAAAVTCARAGLSVRVLEAQPTVGGGSRTLDLGLADGLVHDICSAVHPMAWASPFFQAFDLPSRGVELLVPEVSYAQPLPGGRAGIAYRDLDRTVDGLGPDGAAWRSLLGSLSRQPGHAVATALGDKRSIPAGLLPHGVPTAARLVRGVLEQGTGLWDRRFVGDVAPALLTGVAAHGIGPVPSLASAGIAMLLGSLAHSEGGWPIPRGGSGAIVTALVADLEAHGGEVVTDHPVRSEADLPPARAIVFDTTPRTVVEVFGSRLTGRAARALTAFPYGNAAAKVDFVLRGPVPWQHPEVGRAGTVHVGGTRAEMAAAEAAVAEGGHAERPMVLVSDPSVVDPSRRVGDLRPLWTYAHVPAGSTLDVTEAITAQIERFAPGFRDVVVTSRCVPAARMSEHNANYVGGDIAAGAVNLWRVVARPTARLDPYATGLDGVYLCSASTPPGPGVHGLGGWYAAQRVLRREFDVPHLPRLTP from the coding sequence GTGACCCCCGCCCGGCACCTGACCGAGGTGGACGTCGTCGTCGTCGGGTCGGGTCCCAACGGGCTCGCCGCAGCCGTGACGTGCGCGCGGGCAGGGCTGTCCGTGCGCGTCCTGGAGGCGCAGCCCACCGTCGGCGGCGGCTCTCGCACCCTGGACCTCGGTCTGGCCGACGGCCTGGTCCACGACATCTGCTCGGCCGTGCACCCCATGGCCTGGGCGTCGCCGTTCTTCCAGGCTTTCGACCTGCCCTCGCGCGGCGTCGAGCTGCTCGTCCCGGAGGTCTCGTACGCCCAGCCGCTGCCGGGCGGTCGCGCGGGGATCGCCTACCGGGACCTCGACCGGACGGTCGACGGCCTGGGGCCCGACGGCGCCGCGTGGCGCTCGCTCCTCGGCTCGCTGTCCCGGCAGCCCGGGCACGCGGTCGCGACGGCGCTCGGCGACAAGCGCAGCATCCCGGCGGGCCTCCTCCCGCACGGGGTACCGACCGCGGCTCGTCTCGTGCGCGGGGTGCTCGAGCAGGGCACCGGCCTGTGGGACCGGCGCTTCGTGGGGGACGTCGCACCGGCCCTCCTCACGGGGGTCGCGGCCCACGGGATCGGCCCCGTGCCGTCGCTCGCGTCGGCCGGGATCGCGATGCTCCTCGGGTCGCTCGCGCACTCCGAGGGTGGCTGGCCGATCCCCCGCGGGGGGTCGGGGGCGATCGTGACCGCGCTGGTCGCGGACCTCGAGGCGCACGGCGGCGAGGTCGTGACCGACCACCCCGTCCGCTCGGAGGCGGACCTCCCGCCCGCGCGCGCGATCGTCTTCGACACGACGCCCCGCACGGTCGTCGAGGTCTTCGGGTCTCGTCTGACGGGCCGGGCCGCGCGGGCGCTCACGGCGTTCCCGTACGGCAACGCCGCGGCCAAGGTCGACTTCGTGCTGCGCGGGCCGGTGCCTTGGCAGCACCCCGAGGTGGGTCGGGCGGGGACGGTCCACGTCGGCGGCACGCGGGCCGAGATGGCCGCGGCGGAGGCCGCGGTCGCCGAGGGCGGGCACGCCGAGCGTCCCATGGTGCTCGTGAGCGACCCGTCGGTTGTCGACCCGTCCCGCCGCGTGGGGGACCTGCGCCCCCTGTGGACGTACGCGCACGTCCCCGCGGGCTCGACGCTCGACGTCACGGAGGCGATCACCGCCCAGATCGAGCGTTTCGCACCCGGCTTCCGCGACGTCGTCGTGACCTCGCGGTGCGTTCCCGCCGCGCGCATGAGCGAGCACAACGCCAACTACGTGGGTGGGGACATCGCGGCGGGGGCGGTCAACCTGTGGAGGGTCGTCGCGCGCCCGACCGCTCGCCTCGACCCGTACGCGACGGGCCTCGACGGCGTCTACCTCTGCTCGGCCTCCACGCCGCCGGGTCCAGGGGTGCACGGGCTCGGCGGCTGGTACGCGGCCCAACGCGTGCTCCGCCGAGAGTTCGACGTGCCGCACCTGCCACGTCTGACGCCCTGA
- a CDS encoding glycoside hydrolase family 15 has protein sequence MRTVRFATTRWRLAVLGAAIAPVVVLVTAGATPAPLPTDVHVDLYQDGVAIAGDGSLLRLPDGMAATYLDGSRVLDPAALDPGWLEAGLDPRDGEVDRLTVIAGAPVTADLVQDGGAAERAADASRAWLAAGDLPGEGTRFAALGEAALLDLHALTLENGASLAAPSPKWRFVWPRDASFTAAAYARTGHVDDAPRVLDFLGSVQEADGSFQARYRPDASGAPDDRGSQSDGNGWALWSAWSVLDQIEDPQDRAAARERLAPLVDASTAYVLSILDEDTALPPPSSDYWEVHPTELTLGTAAPLLAGLEAARSIYADGEQWAPAADAARAAARLRTAIEERFGPQGYPRHASGGPQDAATTFALPPFQPTALAGADDAWRSSVMSMLRPAGGVAPGAGWRTDGISWTPQTALFALAGASTGEVEAAESWLDWLDTHRTASGAIPEKVLADGSPAAVAPLTWSSSLVVLTLVELEDQRAAAAVLP, from the coding sequence ATGCGCACTGTGAGGTTCGCGACGACGAGGTGGCGACTGGCGGTGCTGGGGGCAGCGATCGCCCCCGTCGTGGTGCTCGTGACCGCAGGCGCCACCCCCGCCCCGCTACCGACCGACGTGCACGTCGACCTCTACCAGGACGGCGTCGCGATCGCCGGGGACGGCTCCCTGCTCCGCCTCCCGGACGGCATGGCGGCCACCTACCTCGACGGCAGCAGGGTCCTCGACCCCGCCGCGCTCGACCCCGGGTGGCTCGAGGCCGGCCTCGACCCCCGGGACGGCGAGGTCGACCGTCTGACGGTGATCGCCGGCGCTCCCGTCACCGCGGACCTGGTCCAGGACGGCGGGGCCGCCGAACGTGCCGCTGACGCCTCGCGGGCCTGGCTCGCCGCGGGAGACCTCCCCGGGGAGGGCACCCGTTTCGCAGCCCTGGGAGAGGCCGCGCTGCTCGACCTGCACGCCCTGACGCTCGAGAACGGCGCCTCGCTCGCCGCCCCCTCGCCGAAGTGGCGCTTCGTCTGGCCGCGTGACGCGTCCTTCACGGCCGCGGCCTACGCGCGCACCGGGCACGTGGACGACGCCCCGCGGGTCCTCGACTTCCTCGGTTCGGTCCAGGAGGCCGACGGCTCGTTCCAGGCGCGCTACCGTCCCGATGCCTCGGGCGCGCCCGACGACCGGGGCAGCCAGTCCGACGGCAACGGGTGGGCGTTGTGGTCGGCCTGGTCGGTGCTCGACCAGATCGAGGACCCCCAGGACCGGGCGGCGGCGCGCGAGCGGCTCGCCCCGCTCGTCGACGCGTCGACCGCCTACGTCCTGAGCATCCTCGACGAGGACACCGCGCTCCCGCCCCCGTCGAGCGACTACTGGGAGGTCCACCCGACCGAGCTGACGCTCGGCACCGCGGCTCCCCTGCTCGCCGGCCTCGAGGCCGCTCGGTCGATCTACGCCGACGGCGAGCAGTGGGCACCGGCGGCCGACGCCGCTCGCGCCGCCGCCCGGCTGCGCACGGCGATCGAGGAGCGCTTCGGCCCGCAGGGCTACCCGCGGCACGCGTCGGGCGGCCCCCAGGACGCGGCGACGACCTTCGCGCTGCCGCCCTTCCAGCCCACGGCCCTCGCCGGGGCGGACGACGCGTGGCGGTCGTCGGTCATGTCGATGCTCCGCCCCGCGGGCGGGGTCGCTCCCGGAGCGGGCTGGCGGACGGACGGCATCTCGTGGACGCCCCAGACGGCCCTGTTCGCGCTGGCCGGGGCCTCGACCGGTGAGGTCGAGGCCGCCGAGAGCTGGCTCGACTGGCTCGACACCCACCGCACGGCCTCGGGTGCGATCCCGGAGAAGGTCCTGGCGGACGGTTCGCCCGCGGCGGTCGCGCCGCTCACGTGGAGCTCGTCGCTCGTGGTGCTGACCCTCGTCGAGCTCGAGGACCAGCGCGCGGCAGCGGCCGTGCTTCCCTGA
- the groL gene encoding chaperonin GroEL (60 kDa chaperone family; promotes refolding of misfolded polypeptides especially under stressful conditions; forms two stacked rings of heptamers to form a barrel-shaped 14mer; ends can be capped by GroES; misfolded proteins enter the barrel where they are refolded when GroES binds) has translation MAKIIAFNEEARRGMERGLNVLADTVKVTLGPKGRNVVLDKKWGAPTITNDGVSIAKEIELDDPYEKIGAELVKEVAKKTDDVAGDGTTTATVLAQALVREGLRNVAAGSNPIALKRGIEKAVEAVTAQLLVAAKDIETKEEIAATAAISAGDPAIGELIAEALDKVGKEGVITVEESNTFGLELELTEGMRFDKGFLARYFETDPERQEAVLEDPYVLIVESKISNVKDLLPLLDQVMKAGRSLLIIAEDVEGEALATLVLNKIRGTFKSVAVKAPGFGDRRKAMLQDIAILTGGQVISETVGLKLETATLDLLGQARKVVVTKDETTIVEGAGDADLIAGRVNQIRSEIEKSDSDYDREKLQERLAKLAGGVAVIKAGAATEVELKERKHRIEDAVRNAKAAVEEGIVAGGGVALIQAGAVAFETAAITDLVGDEATGAQIVRAAIDAPLKQIAINAGLEGGVVAEKVRNLPSGHGLNAATGVYEDLLAAGVNDPVKVTRSALQNAASIAALFLTTEAVVADKPERNAPAAADGGMGGMDF, from the coding sequence ATGGCAAAGATCATCGCCTTCAACGAGGAGGCTCGTCGCGGGATGGAGCGCGGGCTCAACGTCCTCGCCGACACCGTGAAGGTCACGCTCGGCCCCAAGGGCCGCAACGTCGTCCTCGACAAGAAGTGGGGCGCGCCCACCATCACCAACGATGGTGTGAGCATCGCCAAGGAGATCGAGCTCGACGACCCGTACGAGAAGATCGGTGCGGAGCTCGTCAAGGAGGTCGCCAAGAAGACCGACGACGTCGCGGGTGACGGCACCACCACCGCGACCGTGCTCGCCCAGGCGCTCGTGCGCGAGGGTCTGCGCAACGTCGCGGCCGGCTCGAACCCGATCGCCCTCAAGCGCGGCATCGAGAAGGCGGTCGAGGCCGTGACGGCCCAGCTGCTCGTCGCCGCCAAGGACATCGAGACCAAGGAAGAGATCGCCGCCACGGCCGCGATCTCGGCCGGTGACCCCGCGATCGGCGAGCTCATCGCCGAGGCCCTCGACAAGGTGGGCAAGGAAGGCGTCATCACCGTCGAGGAGTCGAACACGTTCGGCCTCGAGCTCGAGCTCACCGAGGGCATGCGCTTCGACAAGGGCTTCCTGGCCCGCTACTTCGAGACCGACCCCGAGCGTCAGGAAGCGGTCCTCGAGGACCCGTACGTCCTGATCGTCGAGTCGAAGATCTCGAACGTCAAGGACCTGCTGCCGCTGCTCGACCAGGTCATGAAGGCCGGCCGCAGCCTCCTCATCATCGCCGAGGACGTCGAGGGCGAGGCCCTGGCCACCCTCGTGCTGAACAAGATCCGTGGCACCTTCAAGTCCGTCGCCGTCAAGGCTCCGGGCTTCGGCGACCGCCGCAAGGCCATGCTGCAGGACATCGCGATCCTCACGGGTGGCCAGGTCATCTCCGAGACGGTCGGCCTCAAGCTGGAGACCGCGACCCTCGACCTGCTCGGCCAGGCTCGCAAGGTCGTCGTCACCAAGGACGAGACCACGATCGTCGAGGGTGCCGGCGACGCCGACCTCATCGCGGGTCGCGTGAACCAGATCCGTTCCGAGATCGAGAAGTCGGACTCCGACTACGACCGCGAGAAGCTCCAGGAGCGCCTCGCCAAGCTCGCCGGTGGTGTCGCTGTCATCAAGGCCGGCGCCGCGACCGAGGTGGAGCTCAAGGAGCGCAAGCACCGCATCGAGGACGCCGTCCGCAACGCGAAGGCTGCCGTCGAGGAGGGCATCGTCGCCGGTGGTGGCGTGGCTCTCATCCAGGCCGGCGCCGTCGCGTTCGAGACCGCCGCGATCACCGACCTGGTCGGCGACGAGGCGACCGGTGCGCAGATCGTGCGCGCCGCGATCGACGCCCCGCTCAAGCAGATCGCGATCAACGCCGGTCTCGAGGGTGGCGTCGTGGCCGAGAAGGTCCGCAACCTCCCCTCGGGCCACGGCCTGAACGCCGCGACCGGCGTCTACGAGGACCTGCTCGCCGCAGGCGTCAACGACCCGGTCAAGGTCACGCGCTCCGCGCTGCAGAACGCTGCGTCCATCGCAGCGCTCTTCCTCACGACCGAGGCAGTCGTCGCGGACAAGCCGGAGCGCAACGCCCCGGCCGCCGCTGACGGCGGCATGGGCGGCATGGACTTCTGA
- a CDS encoding isochorismatase family protein has protein sequence MGLPTIAAYDGPAPHEYPSNRVTWQVDPARAVLLVHDMQQYFVNAFDPASPALRDAVHNISRLAASARELGVPVVLTAQPPAQQPADRGLLTDFWGPGIPDDGSDVVIDALAPQPGDVVLTKWRYDAFVRTGLRDLLREQGRDQLVVTGVYAHIGCLVTACDAFMHDVQPFLVGDAVADFSLAHHRQALAWAADRCAVVATTDDVLTHLGARVPAVAGA, from the coding sequence ATGGGACTGCCGACGATCGCCGCCTACGACGGCCCGGCACCGCACGAGTACCCGAGCAACCGTGTGACGTGGCAGGTCGACCCTGCCCGTGCGGTGCTCCTCGTGCACGACATGCAGCAGTACTTCGTGAACGCGTTCGACCCGGCGTCGCCGGCCCTGCGCGACGCCGTCCACAACATCTCGCGGCTCGCGGCCTCGGCACGCGAGCTCGGCGTCCCGGTGGTCCTGACCGCCCAGCCTCCCGCGCAGCAGCCCGCGGACCGTGGCCTGCTCACGGACTTCTGGGGCCCGGGCATCCCCGACGACGGCTCGGACGTCGTGATCGACGCGCTCGCTCCGCAGCCCGGGGACGTCGTGCTGACCAAGTGGCGCTACGACGCGTTCGTGCGCACCGGGCTGCGGGACCTCCTGCGTGAGCAGGGGCGCGACCAGCTCGTCGTGACGGGCGTCTACGCCCACATCGGCTGCCTCGTCACGGCGTGCGACGCGTTCATGCACGACGTCCAGCCCTTCCTCGTCGGCGACGCCGTCGCGGACTTCTCGCTCGCCCACCACCGTCAGGCCCTGGCCTGGGCCGCGGACCGGTGCGCGGTCGTGGCGACGACGGACGACGTGCTGACCCACCTCGGGGCGCGCGTCCCCGCGGTGGCGGGGGCATGA
- a CDS encoding SDR family oxidoreductase: MSARVALVTGAAGGIGAAVADALAAQGYVVVAADVGERVPHASPAAGAPDVPAAQDDACTSTQDEPSGSGTRSASVPGPVVPVRLDVTDEADVVRVVRWVEDEIGPLQVLVNAAGVLSPGVVTESSLTDWQRMLAVNATGVYLVSREVARCLSSRRRGAIVTVASNAAGVPRVGMAAYAASKAAASSLTRSLGLELAPYGVRCNVVSPGSTRTPMLAALAGSPGPDDLRVLDESAEARVVAGVPADFRLGIPLGRLAEVQDVADAVAFLASDAARHITVHELVVDGGATLR, encoded by the coding sequence ATGAGCGCGCGCGTCGCTCTCGTGACCGGTGCCGCGGGCGGCATCGGTGCCGCAGTCGCGGACGCGCTCGCGGCGCAGGGCTACGTGGTGGTCGCGGCGGACGTCGGCGAGCGCGTCCCGCACGCGTCCCCGGCCGCCGGCGCGCCCGACGTCCCGGCGGCACAGGACGACGCCTGCACGAGCACGCAGGACGAGCCCAGCGGATCCGGGACGCGGAGCGCTTCGGTGCCCGGCCCCGTGGTCCCGGTCCGTCTCGACGTGACCGACGAGGCGGACGTCGTGCGCGTCGTCCGCTGGGTCGAGGACGAGATCGGCCCGCTCCAGGTCCTCGTCAACGCTGCGGGCGTCCTGAGCCCTGGCGTCGTGACCGAGTCCTCGCTCACGGACTGGCAGCGCATGCTCGCGGTCAACGCGACCGGTGTGTACCTGGTCTCGCGCGAGGTCGCGCGATGTCTGTCCTCCCGTCGGCGGGGCGCGATCGTCACGGTCGCGTCGAACGCCGCGGGGGTCCCGCGCGTCGGGATGGCGGCGTACGCGGCCTCCAAGGCCGCGGCGTCGAGCCTGACGCGGTCGCTCGGTCTCGAGCTCGCGCCGTACGGGGTGCGCTGCAACGTGGTCTCGCCGGGCTCGACCCGCACGCCCATGCTCGCGGCGCTCGCCGGGTCGCCGGGCCCGGACGACCTGCGGGTCCTCGACGAGTCGGCCGAGGCGCGGGTCGTGGCCGGGGTGCCGGCGGACTTCCGGCTCGGCATCCCGCTCGGACGGCTCGCCGAGGTGCAGGACGTGGCCGACGCCGTCGCCTTCCTCGCCTCGGACGCGGCCCGGCACATCACGGTCCACGAGCTCGTGGTCGACGGCGGCGCCACGCTCCGCTGA
- a CDS encoding isochorismate synthase: MTGFTVLDDPAGTAVALDPAHARRHHAPTAPTAPTGSSGTALPDDGGPLGHAEFRLASPDVGLVAHGVRERLDVPSWDGPTVAAAARDLLARAASARWAGEPAPILVGTIPFDSSRPAHLVVPAYQSWRPVGAGQGAQSDRAPLGPTGTGAARTSDASAAEQVHPVVAAASAPTGLPGRDDAVFRAAVGRAVSQLEDGVAEKVVLARTLDVSAPAPLDRGAVRAAMRRANPDAYVFDVELPGDQGHLVGASPELLVSVRDGVLHSHPLAGSAPRSADPAEDRATAQRLLTSEKDLREHAFVTDAIREVLRGFVAHEDDLDVPATPELVATSHLWHLGTPVTARLKPGTSVLDVVYALHPTPAVCGHPQDAARELIGSLEPFDRGFYTGLVGWADQAGNGEWAIVLRCGVVRGADVRLFAGAGVVVGSTPEGEHAETAVKFSTLLSALGSVS; this comes from the coding sequence ATGACCGGCTTCACCGTGCTCGACGACCCGGCAGGTACCGCGGTCGCGCTCGACCCGGCGCACGCGCGCCGCCACCACGCCCCGACGGCCCCGACCGCCCCGACCGGCTCGTCGGGCACCGCCCTGCCCGACGACGGCGGTCCCCTGGGGCACGCCGAGTTCCGTCTCGCGTCGCCCGACGTGGGCCTCGTCGCGCACGGGGTGCGCGAGCGCCTCGACGTGCCCTCGTGGGACGGCCCGACGGTCGCCGCCGCGGCGCGTGACCTGCTCGCACGTGCCGCGTCCGCCCGCTGGGCCGGGGAGCCCGCTCCGATCCTCGTGGGCACGATCCCGTTCGACTCCTCGCGTCCCGCGCACCTCGTCGTCCCGGCGTACCAGTCGTGGCGGCCCGTCGGCGCGGGGCAGGGTGCGCAGAGCGACCGTGCCCCCCTCGGCCCGACCGGCACGGGTGCCGCGAGGACCTCCGACGCGTCCGCCGCGGAACAGGTCCACCCCGTGGTGGCGGCTGCGTCCGCTCCCACCGGCCTGCCCGGACGTGACGACGCGGTCTTCCGCGCCGCCGTCGGGCGGGCGGTGTCCCAGCTCGAGGACGGCGTGGCCGAGAAGGTCGTCCTCGCGCGCACCCTCGACGTGTCCGCGCCCGCCCCGCTCGACCGGGGCGCGGTGCGCGCCGCGATGCGGCGGGCGAACCCGGACGCGTACGTGTTCGACGTCGAGCTGCCCGGTGACCAGGGGCACCTGGTCGGGGCGAGCCCCGAGCTCCTGGTCTCGGTGCGCGACGGCGTGCTGCACAGCCACCCGCTCGCGGGGTCGGCGCCGCGCTCGGCCGACCCCGCGGAGGACCGCGCGACCGCACAGCGGCTCCTGACGTCCGAGAAGGACCTGCGTGAGCACGCGTTCGTGACCGACGCGATCCGCGAGGTGCTGCGCGGATTCGTCGCCCACGAGGACGACCTGGACGTGCCGGCCACCCCGGAGCTCGTCGCGACGTCGCACCTGTGGCACCTGGGCACACCCGTCACGGCACGGCTGAAGCCCGGCACGTCGGTGCTCGACGTCGTGTACGCGCTGCACCCCACGCCCGCGGTCTGCGGGCACCCGCAGGACGCTGCGCGCGAGCTCATCGGGTCGCTCGAACCGTTCGACCGCGGCTTCTACACGGGCCTCGTCGGCTGGGCGGACCAGGCCGGGAACGGCGAGTGGGCGATCGTGCTGCGCTGCGGCGTGGTGCGCGGCGCCGACGTGCGCCTGTTCGCGGGGGCAGGCGTCGTCGTCGGGTCCACGCCCGAGGGCGAGCACGCCGAGACCGCCGTGAAGTTCTCGACGCTGCTCTCCGCGCTGGGGAGCGTGTCGTGA
- a CDS encoding (2,3-dihydroxybenzoyl)adenylate synthase → MTAAPRVRPAPHLLDGVVPVPAEAADRYRAAGFWTDQTLGSLVRDAAAARPDATALVDTDRSLTYADLDRSADDLAHGFAALGLRRGDRVVVQLPSACELVEVLVALGRSGIVPVLALPAHRRAEVEYFASHTDAVALVAAGVEAGFDHAALAREVAGTVASVRHVVATPAAYAEQPDARSSFTEHALGDLRRSDLTTVRGPFEDAAHPSDVVLLQLSGGTTGTPKLIPRTHADYLYSVRESARICGLGPGSTYLATLPVAHNYALTSPGVLGVLHAGGTVVLSPHGAPDTAFALVERHRVTHVALVPPLAHVWAASPLVATHDLSSLQVLQVGGAKLGTSAAERLLEVFGDTLQQVFGMAEGLVCYTRAGDPREVVVGTQGRPISPADEVLVVDDHDEPVADGQPGHLLTRGPYTIRGYYRAPEHDARSFTADGFYRTGDLVVRDAAGYLTVVGRAKEQINRGGEKIAPAEVENHLRAHPDVLDVSVVGEIDEYLGERAVARVVARSGAAAPTGPALRRFLRGRGIAAYKIPDRFETVDALATTAVGKVDRAHPAPAPAGAAPEPRTQPWSPR, encoded by the coding sequence GTGACGGCCGCCCCCCGGGTGCGCCCCGCGCCCCACCTGCTCGACGGCGTCGTGCCCGTCCCCGCCGAGGCCGCGGACCGCTACCGCGCGGCCGGGTTCTGGACCGACCAGACGCTCGGCTCGCTCGTGCGCGACGCCGCGGCCGCCCGGCCCGACGCGACCGCGCTCGTCGACACGGACCGCAGCCTGACCTACGCGGACCTGGACCGCTCGGCCGACGACCTCGCGCACGGCTTCGCGGCGCTCGGGCTGCGCCGAGGAGATCGCGTCGTCGTGCAGCTCCCGAGCGCGTGCGAGCTGGTCGAGGTGCTGGTCGCGCTCGGCCGGTCGGGCATCGTTCCTGTCCTCGCGCTGCCCGCGCACCGGCGCGCCGAGGTCGAGTACTTCGCGAGCCACACGGACGCCGTCGCGCTCGTGGCCGCCGGGGTGGAGGCGGGATTCGACCACGCGGCCCTCGCCCGAGAGGTCGCCGGGACCGTGGCGTCGGTGCGGCACGTCGTCGCGACCCCCGCGGCGTACGCCGAGCAGCCGGACGCGCGCAGCTCGTTCACCGAGCACGCTCTCGGCGACCTGCGCCGATCGGACCTGACCACGGTCCGTGGGCCCTTCGAGGACGCCGCGCACCCGTCCGACGTCGTGCTCCTGCAGCTCTCGGGCGGGACCACCGGCACGCCCAAGCTCATCCCGCGCACCCACGCCGACTACCTGTACTCGGTGCGCGAGAGCGCACGGATCTGCGGCCTGGGCCCCGGCTCCACCTACCTCGCGACGCTGCCGGTCGCGCACAACTACGCCCTGACGTCTCCCGGCGTGCTCGGGGTCCTGCACGCGGGCGGGACCGTGGTCCTGTCCCCGCACGGCGCCCCGGACACGGCGTTCGCGCTCGTCGAGCGGCACCGCGTCACGCACGTGGCCCTCGTGCCGCCGCTCGCACACGTCTGGGCCGCCTCGCCGCTCGTCGCCACGCACGACCTCTCCTCGCTCCAGGTCCTCCAGGTCGGGGGAGCCAAGCTGGGGACGAGCGCGGCCGAGCGCCTGCTCGAGGTCTTCGGGGACACGCTCCAGCAGGTCTTCGGCATGGCCGAGGGGCTCGTCTGCTACACCCGGGCGGGCGACCCGCGCGAGGTCGTCGTCGGGACCCAGGGCCGGCCCATCTCGCCCGCCGACGAGGTCCTCGTCGTGGACGACCACGACGAGCCGGTCGCCGACGGGCAGCCGGGGCACCTGCTGACCCGCGGTCCCTACACGATCCGCGGCTACTACCGGGCCCCCGAGCACGACGCGCGCTCCTTCACGGCCGACGGCTTCTACCGTACGGGCGACCTCGTGGTGCGCGACGCCGCGGGGTACCTCACGGTCGTCGGGCGCGCGAAGGAGCAGATCAACCGCGGGGGGGAGAAGATCGCTCCCGCCGAGGTCGAGAACCACCTGCGCGCCCACCCCGACGTGCTCGACGTGAGCGTCGTCGGCGAGATCGACGAGTACCTGGGCGAGCGTGCGGTCGCGCGCGTCGTCGCCCGGTCCGGTGCGGCGGCCCCGACCGGCCCCGCCCTGCGCCGGTTCCTGCGCGGACGCGGCATCGCCGCCTACAAGATCCCCGACCGCTTCGAGACCGTCGACGCGCTCGCCACCACCGCGGTCGGCAAGGTCGACCGCGCCCACCCGGCCCCCGCTCCAGCGGGTGCCGCACCCGAACCCCGCACCCAGCCGTGGAGCCCGCGATGA